In Persicimonas caeni, a single window of DNA contains:
- a CDS encoding TIGR02266 family protein, producing the protein MSDQMSDKHDPSMTSAQEHASDQRAQMRHKVYVHVISVAGDKVDRKAISGNLSRKGLFVATPEIVPVGTQVTVRFRLPNEDTAIEAVAEVAWTNEEKDFEAGKVPGYGVEFVELPEEHQERLDEYMDHFEPDDTDHA; encoded by the coding sequence ATGAGCGACCAGATGAGCGACAAGCACGACCCGTCGATGACGTCCGCCCAGGAACACGCCTCGGACCAGCGCGCCCAGATGCGCCATAAGGTCTACGTCCACGTCATCTCGGTCGCTGGCGACAAGGTCGACCGCAAGGCCATCTCGGGCAACCTGAGCCGAAAAGGCCTCTTCGTCGCCACCCCCGAGATCGTGCCGGTCGGCACCCAGGTCACCGTGCGCTTCCGGCTTCCCAACGAGGACACCGCCATCGAGGCCGTCGCCGAGGTCGCCTGGACCAATGAAGAAAAAGACTTCGAGGCGGGCAAAGTCCCCGGCTACGGCGTCGAGTTCGTCGAGCTGCCCGAAGAGCACCAAGAGCGCCTCGACGAGTACATGGACCACTTCGAGCCCGACGACACCGACCACGCTTGA
- a CDS encoding DUF2059 domain-containing protein — protein sequence MSRTLTKFVVVALIGLASPAVAQDAAEGKDDAKKAVESMPAGGNSGGMVAPTRTRGVDGMLLGRKVSRTVVVVEKPNKVLRVGYDHPTSAGKKAIRQRIEEHEEALVDCVESELLQRSKKGVLSISIKANKDGSTARSMALKNELGDKVEACIQELIKPINYGKTEEAEMFGIFVHWLPNYQEAKSSANK from the coding sequence ATGTCTCGCACTCTCACAAAGTTCGTCGTAGTCGCGCTGATCGGTCTGGCGTCACCCGCCGTGGCTCAAGATGCCGCTGAGGGCAAAGATGACGCGAAGAAGGCCGTCGAATCGATGCCGGCCGGGGGAAATAGCGGAGGAATGGTTGCGCCCACACGGACGCGTGGGGTTGACGGCATGCTGCTCGGGCGGAAGGTCTCTAGGACCGTGGTAGTGGTCGAAAAGCCGAATAAGGTGTTGCGCGTGGGCTACGACCACCCGACTTCGGCCGGTAAGAAGGCGATTCGCCAACGCATCGAGGAGCACGAGGAAGCGCTCGTCGATTGCGTCGAGAGTGAACTCCTCCAGCGCTCCAAAAAAGGCGTTCTCTCGATATCGATCAAGGCCAATAAAGACGGGTCGACCGCCAGGTCGATGGCCCTCAAGAACGAGCTGGGCGATAAGGTCGAGGCCTGCATTCAAGAGCTCATCAAGCCGATCAATTACGGCAAGACAGAAGAGGCAGAGATGTTTGGTATCTTCGTGCATTGGCTGCCGAATTACCAAGAAGCCAAATCATCGGCCAACAAGTAA
- a CDS encoding sensor histidine kinase — protein sequence MSSDRSAFESDVRQAFAHLPDRYLLMAANAPEFTIMAASDSYLRLVGMRRDELIGRGVFDVFPDEEDAPNEQPRLRKALELVCREQRPHSLNMYRYDLPVPDAPERTFERYWSPQITPVYGDDDELCSLLLRVEETTDSVLRERYKRPLGVRDAQDRSLRRVLIVDPDEYVRTDLVELFSTQWQIEAVADAEAALETVRNERPNAILTAMNLGDVSGVQFIRRVKNLGAIPVVVRLEQTEGHLYQDAFEAGADDVVGGPVSPRELIARVQAQMSEASVRSLLRERFRQQYHRLFEQAPVAIALMVGSEKRYVMSNPAHDELVGHRPLIGLPLREAFPEANVQPLFDRLDEVYRTGEPYFASEAEVVLEVQEGGSVTKYVNFAYLPFYDHAGDIEGVASFSYDVTQQVEMRRAVERENERKDQFLAMLGHELRNPLTPIATANQVLEMQGANLDAERVAWATAIIDRQINQLTRLVDDLLDVARINQGRIVARASTVAVDEVINSAVETMAPTLKRRDQRLDVSVPDRSERVQVDKARLVQAVTNLLDNASKYSPEGSTIWLEASLAERERREWLTIEVRDEGQGIEREFLEQAFELFSQADVSLDRAHGGLGLGLALVDRIAKLHGGEVRAFSEGPGKGSRFIVDIPAHPATDDATG from the coding sequence TTGTCTTCAGATCGCAGTGCATTCGAATCAGACGTCCGACAGGCGTTCGCACACCTGCCGGATCGCTACTTGCTCATGGCGGCCAACGCTCCCGAGTTCACGATCATGGCCGCCAGCGACAGCTACCTGCGTCTGGTGGGGATGCGTCGCGATGAGTTGATCGGTCGTGGGGTCTTCGACGTGTTTCCCGACGAGGAAGACGCCCCCAACGAGCAGCCGCGGCTGCGCAAAGCCTTGGAGCTGGTGTGCCGAGAGCAGCGGCCTCACTCGCTGAACATGTATCGCTACGATCTGCCGGTACCCGACGCGCCCGAGCGGACCTTCGAGCGGTATTGGAGCCCTCAGATAACGCCGGTATACGGGGACGACGACGAGCTCTGCAGCTTGCTGCTGCGCGTCGAAGAGACCACCGACTCGGTGTTGCGTGAGCGCTACAAGAGACCCTTGGGCGTGCGTGACGCCCAAGATCGCTCGCTGCGGCGCGTGCTCATCGTCGATCCCGACGAGTACGTGCGCACGGACCTGGTCGAGCTCTTCTCGACCCAATGGCAAATCGAGGCGGTAGCCGACGCCGAAGCGGCCCTCGAGACCGTGCGCAATGAGCGCCCGAACGCCATCTTGACGGCGATGAATCTGGGCGACGTGTCGGGCGTCCAGTTTATCCGCCGCGTCAAGAACCTGGGGGCCATCCCCGTGGTGGTGCGCCTGGAGCAGACCGAGGGGCACCTGTACCAAGACGCCTTCGAAGCCGGGGCCGACGATGTGGTCGGCGGGCCCGTCTCCCCGCGCGAACTCATCGCCCGCGTGCAGGCCCAGATGTCCGAGGCATCGGTTCGCAGTCTTCTGCGAGAGCGTTTCCGCCAGCAATACCATCGGCTCTTCGAGCAGGCGCCGGTCGCCATCGCCCTGATGGTGGGTTCCGAGAAGCGCTACGTGATGAGCAACCCGGCGCACGACGAGCTCGTCGGCCACCGCCCACTCATCGGCCTGCCGCTACGAGAGGCGTTCCCCGAGGCCAACGTCCAGCCGCTCTTCGACCGGTTGGACGAGGTCTACCGCACCGGCGAGCCCTATTTTGCCAGCGAAGCCGAGGTCGTGCTCGAAGTGCAGGAGGGCGGGTCGGTGACCAAATACGTCAACTTTGCCTACCTGCCTTTTTACGACCACGCCGGTGATATCGAGGGGGTGGCGTCGTTTTCGTACGACGTCACCCAACAAGTCGAGATGCGGCGCGCCGTCGAGCGCGAGAACGAGCGCAAGGATCAGTTCTTGGCGATGCTCGGCCACGAGTTGCGCAACCCGCTGACGCCCATCGCCACCGCCAACCAGGTGCTCGAGATGCAAGGGGCGAACCTCGATGCCGAACGGGTCGCCTGGGCCACGGCCATCATCGACCGCCAGATCAACCAGTTGACCCGCCTGGTCGACGATCTGCTCGACGTCGCCCGGATCAACCAGGGCAGGATCGTCGCCCGAGCCTCGACCGTCGCCGTCGACGAGGTCATCAACAGTGCCGTGGAGACGATGGCCCCGACGCTGAAAAGGCGCGACCAACGCCTCGACGTCTCGGTGCCCGACCGCAGCGAGCGCGTTCAGGTCGACAAGGCGCGCCTCGTCCAGGCGGTGACCAACCTGCTCGACAACGCGTCGAAATACTCGCCGGAAGGCTCCACCATCTGGCTCGAGGCGTCCCTTGCCGAGCGCGAGCGGAGAGAGTGGCTCACCATCGAGGTGCGCGACGAGGGCCAAGGTATCGAGCGCGAGTTTCTGGAGCAGGCCTTCGAGCTCTTCTCTCAGGCCGACGTCAGCCTCGACCGCGCCCATGGGGGCCTGGGGCTCGGGCTCGCCCTGGTCGACCGCATCGCCAAATTACACGGCGGCGAGGTTCGAGCCTTCAGCGAAGGCCCGGGCAAAGGGAGCCGCTTCATCGTCGACATTCCTGCCCACCCCGCGACCGACGACGCCACCGGCTGA
- a CDS encoding transglycosylase domain-containing protein, protein MAAEGASEAGSTTHGAEDQSQDQSQDQSQDKQHRARRWRRARRVVQWALLVTVFGSAGWATHRELATSELQARYFAEFARDARFWVEEGPSETVRFPEHGPHDERLGYTELPEIAERLIDRGFRLSHQARLSSRSLELLAEGLNLPYRSASKAGLTVVDGAENVVHTSQYPTRVFDSFDAIPELVVDALLHIENRSLLDPSRPTYNPALEWKRFGRAVAEVGWAEVGGEVSPDGASTLATQIEKYRHSPGGMTGSYDEKLRQMLSASLRAYRDGEQTMQAQKDVVLTYVNSVPLSAVPGFGEVLGIGDGLYAWYGADFDEVRALLDEASDLQADPSHARAAESARAFRRVLSLFVAQRRPSYFLADDAGRARLAEMTDFYLRDLARHGIISPVFRNLALAAEDGPFQDFVDDETEPFWARKHAHALRVDLLDKTGAPTLYALDRYDVRAETTVHQDVQHAVATILQQLADPEFIEDQGLDDYRLLDKGDPSKVIYSFTLYERTPHANLLRVQADTYDQPFNINEGMKLNLGSTAKLRTTASYLNVIAKLYEELGGLTRDELDALDVHWSDRLARWAIRYLRSHPVEERSLDAMLEAAMNKRYSANPTERFFTGGGIHRFSNFNYKYDHTSPTVRFALEKSINLVFVRMMRDIVRYYMFRQEGVSQEILTRRDDPRRRRYLERFAAYEGAVFLRDFYRRYEGDTPRESLIRLFKGRSWSPKKFMTALRAVRPDMDIYTVHALLEEELGRTFERDLVQEMYDAYGPERYDLNDQGYVSGVHPLELWLLGHKKDHPEASWTKVVEASREVRQEVYEWLFATSRKHAQDQRIRIMMEQDAFEPLHREWKRLGYPFGELVPSYATSIGSSSDRPDALAELVGIILNDGLKLAEVRFTSLHFAQGTPYETRFERVPREAERVMPREVARTLQEALLGVVENGTAGRLEDYPLLVDGERIAAGGKTGTGDNRHKVTNRHGRVVKSVARNRTATFVFYLGERFFGTITAYVPGEQADEYHFTSGLAVSVLGILGPALRPLWETKEAGAGVLAAGSSDGALLRGD, encoded by the coding sequence ATGGCGGCAGAGGGTGCGAGCGAAGCAGGATCGACGACACACGGGGCTGAAGACCAGAGCCAAGACCAGAGCCAAGACCAGAGCCAAGACAAGCAGCATCGCGCCAGGCGTTGGAGGCGTGCGCGGCGCGTGGTCCAGTGGGCGCTGTTGGTGACGGTCTTTGGGAGCGCGGGCTGGGCGACGCATCGCGAGCTGGCGACGTCGGAGCTTCAGGCGCGCTACTTTGCGGAGTTTGCGCGCGATGCGCGCTTCTGGGTCGAGGAGGGGCCGAGCGAGACGGTGCGCTTTCCCGAGCACGGGCCGCACGACGAGCGGCTCGGCTATACCGAGCTGCCCGAGATCGCCGAGCGCCTGATCGACCGAGGCTTTCGCCTCTCCCACCAGGCCCGGCTGAGCTCGAGAAGCCTCGAGCTACTCGCCGAGGGGCTCAACCTGCCCTATCGCAGCGCGTCGAAGGCGGGGTTGACGGTCGTCGACGGGGCGGAAAATGTCGTGCACACCTCGCAATACCCCACGCGTGTCTTCGACAGCTTCGACGCCATCCCCGAGCTCGTCGTCGACGCGCTCTTGCATATCGAAAACCGCTCGCTGCTCGACCCGAGCCGACCCACGTACAACCCGGCGCTCGAGTGGAAGCGCTTTGGCCGCGCGGTCGCCGAGGTCGGCTGGGCGGAGGTCGGCGGCGAGGTGAGCCCCGACGGGGCGAGCACGCTGGCCACCCAGATCGAGAAATATCGTCATTCGCCGGGCGGCATGACCGGCTCCTACGACGAGAAGCTTCGCCAGATGCTGTCGGCCTCGCTGCGGGCCTACCGCGACGGCGAGCAGACGATGCAGGCGCAGAAGGACGTGGTGTTGACCTACGTCAACTCGGTGCCGCTGTCGGCGGTGCCCGGCTTCGGCGAGGTCCTGGGCATCGGCGACGGCCTGTACGCCTGGTACGGGGCAGACTTCGATGAGGTCCGCGCGCTGCTCGACGAGGCGTCCGACCTGCAGGCCGACCCGTCCCATGCGCGCGCAGCCGAATCGGCGCGGGCCTTTCGGCGGGTGCTGAGCCTTTTTGTCGCCCAGCGCCGCCCGAGCTATTTTCTGGCCGACGACGCCGGCCGCGCCCGCCTGGCCGAGATGACCGACTTTTACCTGCGCGACCTCGCCAGGCACGGCATCATCTCGCCGGTGTTTCGCAATCTGGCGCTCGCCGCTGAAGACGGCCCCTTCCAAGACTTCGTCGACGACGAGACCGAGCCGTTCTGGGCCCGAAAGCACGCCCACGCGCTGCGCGTCGACCTCCTCGACAAGACCGGCGCCCCGACGCTGTACGCGCTCGACCGCTACGACGTGCGCGCGGAGACGACGGTCCACCAGGACGTCCAGCACGCCGTCGCCACGATCCTGCAGCAACTGGCCGACCCCGAGTTCATCGAAGACCAGGGCCTCGACGACTATCGCTTGCTCGACAAAGGCGACCCCTCGAAGGTCATCTACAGCTTCACGCTGTACGAGCGCACCCCGCACGCCAACCTGCTGCGGGTGCAGGCGGACACTTACGACCAGCCCTTCAATATCAACGAGGGGATGAAGCTCAACCTGGGCTCGACGGCCAAGCTGCGGACCACGGCGAGCTACCTGAACGTGATCGCCAAGCTCTACGAGGAGCTCGGCGGGCTGACCCGCGACGAACTCGACGCGCTCGACGTGCACTGGTCCGACCGGCTCGCCCGGTGGGCGATTCGCTACCTGCGCTCGCACCCCGTCGAAGAGCGAAGCCTCGACGCGATGCTCGAGGCGGCGATGAACAAGCGGTACTCGGCCAACCCGACCGAGCGCTTCTTCACAGGCGGTGGCATCCACCGGTTCTCGAACTTCAACTACAAATACGACCACACCTCCCCGACGGTGCGCTTCGCGCTCGAGAAGTCGATCAACCTGGTCTTCGTGCGCATGATGCGCGACATCGTGCGCTACTACATGTTCCGGCAGGAGGGCGTGAGCCAAGAGATTCTGACCCGACGCGACGACCCGCGCCGCCGACGCTACCTGGAGCGCTTCGCCGCCTACGAAGGCGCGGTCTTCCTGCGCGATTTCTACCGGCGCTACGAAGGAGACACGCCCCGCGAGAGCCTCATTCGCCTCTTCAAAGGTCGCTCGTGGAGCCCTAAGAAGTTCATGACGGCGCTGCGCGCGGTGCGCCCCGACATGGATATCTACACGGTGCACGCCCTGCTCGAAGAGGAGCTCGGGCGCACGTTCGAGCGCGACCTGGTTCAGGAGATGTACGACGCCTACGGGCCCGAGCGCTACGACCTGAACGACCAGGGCTATGTCTCGGGTGTCCACCCACTGGAGCTGTGGCTGCTCGGCCACAAAAAAGACCACCCCGAGGCGAGCTGGACCAAGGTGGTCGAAGCGAGCCGCGAGGTGCGCCAAGAGGTCTACGAGTGGCTCTTTGCGACGAGCCGAAAGCACGCCCAAGACCAGCGTATCCGCATCATGATGGAACAAGACGCCTTCGAGCCGCTGCACCGCGAGTGGAAGCGCCTGGGCTACCCGTTCGGCGAGCTGGTGCCGTCGTACGCCACCTCCATCGGCAGCTCCTCGGACCGCCCCGACGCGCTGGCCGAGCTCGTCGGCATCATCCTCAACGACGGGCTGAAACTGGCCGAGGTACGATTCACGTCGCTACACTTCGCCCAGGGGACGCCCTACGAGACGCGCTTCGAGCGGGTGCCCCGAGAGGCCGAGCGCGTCATGCCTCGCGAGGTCGCCCGCACCTTGCAGGAGGCGTTGCTCGGCGTGGTCGAAAACGGCACCGCCGGGCGCCTCGAGGATTACCCGCTGCTCGTCGATGGGGAGAGGATTGCGGCCGGCGGCAAGACGGGCACCGGCGACAACCGCCACAAGGTGACCAACCGGCACGGCCGCGTGGTCAAGTCGGTGGCGCGCAACCGCACGGCGACCTTCGTCTTCTACTTGGGTGAGCGCTTCTTCGGCACGATCACCGCCTACGTGCCCGGCGAGCAGGCCGACGAGTATCATTTTACGAGTGGACTGGCGGTGTCGGTGTTGGGGATTCTGGGGCCGGCGTTGCGGCCGCTTTGGGAGACCAAAGAGGCTGGCGCCGGGGTGTTGGCGGCGGGGTCGTCTGATGGAGCTCTTTTGCGAGGGGATTGA
- a CDS encoding TonB-dependent receptor codes for MSSAAPAQPAQDAQVRSDEQTDPSADANTTNSQLERDSDWSEHVVKTAAEPSPTTAAEAHLGARELSTMPRRTAEDFVELVPGFQSVQHGNEGKGHQFFVRGFDAVHGADVEVRLEGIPLNEPSNVHGNGYLDLAFLIPEAIVGVDARKGTFELRQGPFATAASLDFELGIPGWERGVRTLYEVGSTNRHRLAVTLAPEEGSRGTFAAAEALYDDGFGTNRQTRRAVAIARAHLAGDDELNLSALFAGYAADFGLPGTLRLTDVRDDAIGFYDAYSTDTAGASLRGLAALRLLAETSMGDIDAHVYGLGRRLELDENFTGQLLYPDRGDRRLQREDSWTAGGWARWSERLAATLRLSSLLEWRTVWASQSEDQLSPTGQVWQAARDLDFVEHLGAAGLSVDWSPLAWLRLDGGARLDVVGLDARDELAQASGEQWFVALSPRIAATFFAGLDWTFFAAYGRGLRPPEARAVVTPDDPQSENRDHTRYGGGEPELTRTDNAEIGVKWTPVRQLAVSLTGFGVWIERESVFDHVSGVNVELNATERYGLEAVLGWQPARWIDLAVSATAVEARFVDSGEPVPGAPRLMASARASLFHPDGWRAGLAARAIGVRPLAHGAQAAPLGIVDATLGYRWRWLQLDLQVENALGARWREGEYHYASWWDRSQARSQLPVIHYVAGTPRTVRATLSAWF; via the coding sequence GTGTCGTCTGCTGCGCCGGCCCAGCCAGCGCAGGACGCCCAGGTACGCTCGGACGAGCAGACGGACCCGTCTGCCGATGCCAACACAACAAATTCACAGCTCGAGCGCGACTCGGATTGGTCGGAGCACGTCGTCAAGACGGCGGCCGAGCCGTCGCCGACGACGGCCGCCGAGGCTCATCTGGGGGCTCGCGAGTTGTCGACGATGCCGCGGCGCACCGCCGAGGATTTCGTCGAACTGGTCCCCGGTTTCCAGTCTGTCCAGCACGGCAACGAAGGCAAGGGTCACCAGTTCTTCGTGCGCGGCTTCGACGCCGTGCACGGAGCCGACGTCGAGGTGCGCCTCGAGGGGATCCCGCTCAACGAGCCGTCGAACGTCCACGGCAACGGCTACCTCGACCTGGCCTTCTTGATCCCCGAGGCGATCGTCGGTGTCGACGCCCGCAAGGGTACCTTCGAGCTGCGCCAAGGGCCGTTTGCGACGGCGGCGAGCCTCGACTTCGAACTCGGAATCCCCGGCTGGGAGCGAGGCGTGCGCACGCTGTACGAGGTCGGTTCGACGAACCGACACCGTCTTGCCGTGACTCTGGCACCTGAAGAAGGCTCCCGCGGGACCTTTGCAGCCGCCGAGGCGCTCTACGACGACGGTTTTGGCACCAATCGCCAGACTCGTCGCGCCGTGGCCATCGCGCGGGCACACTTGGCCGGAGACGACGAGCTGAACCTGAGCGCTCTCTTCGCCGGGTACGCCGCCGATTTCGGACTGCCGGGCACGCTCAGGCTGACCGACGTGCGCGACGATGCGATCGGCTTTTACGACGCCTACTCGACCGACACGGCCGGCGCCTCGCTGCGCGGGCTGGCCGCGCTTCGGCTGCTCGCCGAGACGTCAATGGGGGATATCGATGCACATGTCTACGGGCTCGGCCGCAGGCTCGAACTCGACGAGAACTTCACCGGGCAGCTCCTCTACCCCGACAGGGGCGACCGGCGCCTGCAGCGCGAAGACTCGTGGACCGCCGGCGGCTGGGCGCGCTGGTCCGAGCGGCTGGCGGCGACCCTTCGGCTCTCGAGCCTGCTCGAGTGGCGCACCGTCTGGGCGTCGCAGAGCGAAGACCAGCTCTCCCCCACCGGCCAGGTTTGGCAGGCCGCGCGCGACCTCGACTTCGTCGAACACTTGGGCGCCGCGGGGCTGTCCGTCGACTGGTCGCCGCTCGCGTGGCTTCGACTCGACGGCGGCGCTCGCCTCGATGTCGTCGGGCTCGACGCCCGTGACGAGCTCGCGCAGGCCTCAGGTGAGCAGTGGTTTGTCGCGCTTTCACCGAGGATTGCGGCGACCTTCTTCGCCGGACTCGACTGGACCTTCTTTGCCGCCTACGGCCGCGGGCTTCGGCCGCCCGAGGCTCGCGCCGTGGTCACTCCCGACGATCCTCAGTCTGAAAACCGCGACCACACCCGCTATGGCGGCGGTGAGCCCGAACTGACGCGGACCGACAACGCTGAAATCGGCGTCAAATGGACCCCGGTTCGTCAACTCGCCGTCTCCCTGACTGGTTTTGGCGTCTGGATCGAGCGCGAGAGCGTCTTCGACCACGTCTCGGGCGTCAACGTCGAGCTCAACGCCACCGAGCGCTACGGTCTCGAAGCCGTGCTCGGCTGGCAGCCGGCGCGCTGGATCGACCTCGCCGTGTCCGCCACGGCGGTCGAGGCGCGCTTTGTCGACTCCGGCGAGCCCGTCCCCGGCGCTCCCAGGCTGATGGCATCGGCGCGAGCTTCACTCTTTCACCCCGACGGCTGGCGCGCCGGCCTCGCCGCGCGCGCCATCGGCGTTCGCCCACTCGCCCACGGAGCCCAAGCCGCCCCGTTGGGCATCGTCGACGCGACCCTCGGCTACCGCTGGCGCTGGCTCCAACTCGACCTGCAGGTCGAAAACGCACTCGGCGCCCGCTGGCGCGAAGGCGAGTACCACTACGCCTCGTGGTGGGACCGCAGCCAAGCGCGCAGCCAACTCCCCGTCATTCACTACGTCGCCGGCACTCCGCGCACCGTGCGCGCGACCCTGTCGGCCTGGTTCTAA
- the rsgA gene encoding ribosome small subunit-dependent GTPase A — translation MKLQDLGWDEFFASQQFPEFEAIETVPARVSRHDGQEYDVVIDGGQTRRARLGGGLRYRAAAPEELPAVGDWVVLRLESEGELDTILGVYDRRTCFVRQAAGQRTGVQVISANVDTVFVVTSMNEDFEPRRLERYLVAVRNAGAQPVIVLNKADLADDPDPFVRQADEVANDAPVVKMSALDGTVGPLEAWLEPGKTLVFVGSSGVGKSTIINRLMGDEVQETGGIREDDAKGRHTTTTRQLLVLPEAHGVLIDTPGMREFQLWAGDALAEDAFEDIAELAMSCRFRDCKHDAEPGCAVRAALEEGELTAERFQSWQKLQRELEAHQERQDVVARRSEGRRRGRMHRRIKKNHPKIND, via the coding sequence ATGAAACTTCAAGATTTAGGCTGGGACGAGTTCTTCGCCTCCCAACAATTTCCAGAATTCGAAGCCATCGAGACGGTGCCCGCGCGGGTGTCTCGCCACGACGGCCAGGAGTATGACGTGGTCATCGACGGCGGCCAGACGCGGCGCGCGCGGCTGGGCGGCGGACTGCGTTATCGCGCGGCGGCCCCCGAGGAGTTGCCGGCGGTGGGCGACTGGGTGGTGTTGCGCCTCGAGAGCGAAGGCGAGCTCGACACCATTTTGGGCGTGTACGACCGGCGCACCTGCTTTGTGCGCCAGGCTGCTGGGCAGCGCACCGGCGTGCAGGTGATCTCGGCGAACGTCGACACGGTGTTCGTGGTCACCTCGATGAACGAGGACTTCGAGCCGCGCCGGCTCGAGCGCTATCTCGTGGCGGTGCGAAATGCCGGTGCGCAGCCGGTGATCGTGCTCAACAAGGCCGATCTGGCCGACGACCCCGACCCGTTCGTCAGGCAGGCCGACGAGGTTGCCAACGACGCGCCCGTGGTCAAGATGTCGGCACTGGACGGCACCGTCGGACCGCTCGAAGCGTGGCTCGAGCCGGGCAAGACGCTCGTGTTCGTGGGCTCGTCGGGCGTGGGCAAGTCGACGATCATCAACCGACTGATGGGCGACGAGGTCCAAGAGACCGGCGGTATCCGCGAAGACGACGCCAAGGGCCGGCATACCACGACCACCCGCCAGTTGCTGGTGCTTCCCGAAGCCCACGGCGTGCTCATCGACACGCCGGGCATGCGCGAGTTCCAGCTGTGGGCGGGTGACGCGCTGGCCGAGGACGCCTTCGAGGATATCGCCGAGCTGGCGATGTCGTGTCGCTTTCGCGACTGCAAGCACGACGCCGAGCCGGGCTGTGCGGTGCGCGCGGCGCTCGAAGAGGGCGAATTGACCGCGGAGAGATTCCAGAGTTGGCAGAAGCTGCAGCGCGAGCTCGAGGCGCATCAGGAGCGCCAAGACGTCGTCGCGCGACGCAGCGAGGGGCGCCGCAGAGGCCGCATGCACCGGCGCATCAAGAAGAACCACCCCAAGATCAACGATTGA
- a CDS encoding GNAT family N-acetyltransferase codes for MSTTSKTPNAPQVIIREMELEDLAGVYALGEKLFTADRWPNLYRTWDEYELVGIFSSDGDTCLIAEYEDKVVGFALGQMIDKRNSAWIYGYLVWLGVDPSIKGRGVGKRLVDRLTNRFISFGARMMLTDTDGDNKAAIEFFERQGFGNHQHHVYLSRNLTNDPAYIEQRQADKLRERPPRHSAKHHVPGGPPSMTLSDDPDTTSNEADTHDD; via the coding sequence ATGAGCACGACATCGAAGACCCCGAACGCGCCACAAGTCATCATCCGTGAAATGGAGCTCGAAGACTTGGCCGGGGTCTACGCGCTCGGCGAGAAGCTCTTCACCGCCGACCGCTGGCCGAACCTGTATCGCACCTGGGACGAGTACGAGCTCGTGGGGATCTTCTCGTCGGACGGCGACACGTGTCTGATCGCCGAGTACGAGGACAAGGTCGTCGGCTTCGCGCTCGGCCAGATGATCGACAAGCGAAATAGCGCCTGGATCTACGGCTATCTGGTGTGGCTGGGCGTCGACCCGTCCATCAAGGGCCGCGGCGTTGGCAAGCGCCTGGTCGACCGGCTGACGAACCGGTTCATCAGCTTCGGGGCGCGCATGATGCTCACCGACACCGACGGGGACAACAAGGCGGCGATCGAGTTCTTCGAGCGCCAAGGCTTTGGCAATCACCAGCACCACGTCTACCTGTCGCGCAACCTGACCAACGACCCGGCGTATATCGAACAGCGCCAGGCAGACAAGCTGCGCGAGCGCCCGCCGCGCCACAGCGCCAAGCATCACGTGCCCGGCGGACCGCCGTCGATGACGCTGTCCGACGACCCTGACACCACCTCCAACGAAGCCGACACCCATGACGATTGA